GTACCAATCGTAGCGGATTTCCGGACGCAGAGCGAAGTTGCCGTTCGGCTTGTAGTTCAAGCCAATCGACGTCTCGTAGAAGTCGCCGGTAAATCCACCGAAGGCCGTGCCGCCGGCGTCAATGCTACGCAGCGGTTCCGTCACGACAAAGCCGTCCTGATCGCGGAACCATTCAAACCGCCAGCCGAGGGTCCAGCAGCAATTGATCTTGTAGAACAAGTACTGATTCACGCCGTACCACGTGGCGGTCGAGGCGCCGTCGGCGTCGGAGGCATCCGCTTGCCAACCGTCGTCGTTCTGGAACACATAGGTCCAGCGGCTGGTCAGGTTGCGGGTCCACACGGTGCTAATCATCGTGCGGTTAGCAAACGGTCCTTCGCCGGAGGTGTTGATGGTGCTTTCGTCACCGGTGATGATCGAGAACGCCAAGCTGCCGTAGGCTGCATCGGTGTAGGTGATGCCGCCCAGGAATTGGGCGCCTTCTTCCAAGCTG
The sequence above is a segment of the Pirellulales bacterium genome. Coding sequences within it:
- a CDS encoding outer membrane beta-barrel protein translates to GNFFYTHSYTMQYGEPFTHTGVLASRNINDNWAWSAGVVAGWNDFSLEEGAQFLGGITYTDAAYGSLAFSIITGDESTINTSGEGPFANRTMISTVWTRNLTSRWTYVFQNDDGWQADASDADGASTATWYGVNQYLFYKINCCWTLGWRFEWFRDQDGFVVTEPLRSIDAGGTAFGGFTGDFYETSIGLNYKPNGNFALRPEIRYDWYTGAPGTNGLPYNDGNSRNQFLFGLDAIYQW